In Chlorocebus sabaeus isolate Y175 chromosome 2, mChlSab1.0.hap1, whole genome shotgun sequence, the genomic stretch TCTCAAAACACAGTGGGGAACACAGAGTTTATGGTGCTCTCTTGGCCCTTCAAAATTTTTCAGATCTTATGGGATCTGACAGACTCCTCACCAAGTCATAACCTGAAAAGAAGCCCAAGGTCATATAAACCTTCCCCCTCCTGCTGCTAGGAGCAGTTTTGGGCACGTCTCCCTGTGGAGGTGGTCATGGTAGGGTGGAGAGGACACACTTCACAGAACTTGACGTCAGAGACTGAGTTCGAGGCCTGCCTTTCCACTTGCTCCCTGTATGGCCTTGGGCTCCCTGTATCTCCAggtctcagtttccatatctgtatCATGGAGGGGCTCTAGTTGGGGCAGTGATTTCAAAGAAGGGAGGTACCTCAGGGCACTAAGGCTGCCCACACCCCCAACTTTACCAGGGCAGCTCTGTATTTCTGTCACATAGCTGACTTCCATTAAAATTTTGTGGGAAGGATCCTGTGGCCACAAGATGAAAAACCGAGTTACCTTCCTGCTTTTCTAACCATCCTAGAAGTCCATCATCCCCTCCCAGGCATTGTTTGAAGAACTCTTGGGGGGAGGTAGAGGCTCTTGGGAGATGGCCTAACAGTGCTGCGATccggtgctttttttttttttttgagatggaattttgttcttgttgccaggctagagtgcaatggtgcaatcttggctcaccgcaacctctgccccacagattcaagcaattctcctcctcagcctcccaaagtgctgggattacaggcataagccactgcgcccagccttttttttttttagatggagtctctgtcgccaggctgaagtgcagtggcacattctcggctcactgcaacctccgcctcctgggttcaagcaattctcctgcctcagcctcccaagttgctgggattacaggtgcgtgccaccatgtccagctaattttttgtatttttagtagagatggggtttcaccatgttggccagaatggtcttgatctcttgatctcatgatctgccaacctcagcctaccaaagtgctgggattataggcatgagccaccgcgctggcctcTGATGCTTTTGATGCACGATGATGCTTGGATCTttgcctctctcccttccttgaTGCATTCTATTCAGTCCTTTTCTGCTCTTTATATGGGTTTTGTTAGAATTAGAATGGGCCATggtatttgtttcttttgagttGAACCCTACAGTGTTCAAGCTGTTTAAGCCATTGTGGTGCCTGGCACTAACCTGGCCAAGTGGTATCTCCACAACTACTCTGCTTTCTTCCCAGAAGCCCTCGTAGAAAGGTTTGATTTCAGGCTGTGGCCTGTGGAACTTAACGCATCCCTTCAACTTGCCGTTAGATCACAGTTGGCACCTATATTCCGTGGTTGTAAAATAAGTTAGCAAAGATCTCCAGCCTCAAAAATCAGGCTTTCTTTTCCTGACTCTATCTTCTACTAACAGTGACCTTGCACAAGTCACTGACCTTCCCTAGacctgtttcctcatttacaCAATATGGAGATGAGACTGGATAACATCGTAAGAGTACTTTTGACTCTAACATTCAAAGATTCTATGCAATGGAAATGACTTTCCCCTCTGACGGTGGCAGTTATGTTattaaaagaggaagaggaagggtccTGGCCCATCCATGGATCTCCGTTTCCCCATGGCTGACATGGGGGAGGGCATACGACCCCATCCCATTTTATCAAGTTGGGGGCAGTGGTTGAGGAAAATTGGTCAATAATTTATCAAGCACCTGATGGGAAGAGGGACCTTGATGAGAATGGCTGGCACATCATGCCTTCCTCTCCCCAGCCAGTTCTGGGGATGTGCTGTCCCAAAGTCAAACATTTCAGTGGTAGATTCGTCCCCTCTTACAAAGGGAAAAACTCACCCATTCTTTAGGTGCCTGATATTTCATGTTAACTCTTCTTGCTCCAATTGAAACACAGGGTTCAGAGCATTGGGTATTTATAGAAAGACAGTACACTAGGCCAGAAGAGCTCGGTCTCCTAAAAGTGACCACCATGCATCAGGAAGAAAggcagacaggccttgctggtaTCCTTGCCGACGGCAGACTCTCCAAGGTAGACGTTTTGGTGGACAAGTTCAAAGTGGAAGTGGCCACAGAAGAAATGGTGGGAACCAGAAGAGCAAACACCCAGCAACGAGGAAAAATGATTGCAAGTCCTGAAGACTTTGAGTCAGTGGGGGAGGAAAGCCCCTGGATCAGGGAAAGACCAGGAGGGGCTGCCCTGTCTTCTGGCCGCACATTGACAGAAAAGCTCCTCAAGGGCTCCAAGCTCAGGGCAGACACCAGAGAGGCAACCATCAGGAACCGCTGCATGTCACATGGTCAGCCGGAGGGCCAGACAGAGCTGAGGAAGGGGCTGGAGGAGCCCCACACTTGTGGGAGACCCACTGCTTCAGGGACCAGGCCAGCAGAGGTGGACGTCCTCTCTCCAGCCTCCGACAAGGGAGGACTCCAGTCGTTTCTATTGGATCCAGCCCACGCAGAAGCCAGAGCTGAGTCGAGTGATGAAACTGATACCTCCTTTGCAGAGAGGAGCTTCTATTTAAACTATGAAGAAAAAGACTCAGAAGACCAAGTCCTCCCTCCACCCCTGGAGGAGAGACAAGGGCGCCTGGATGCCCCTCCTGGAGGTGAGCCCAGGCTGGCGCTAAATTCCTCAGACCTGAGGGTTTCTGCTGCTGTTTCCAGCAGGAGCAAGGACGAAGCCCACATGGCTTCCCCAAAGGAAGGGGCAGAGACCCCCAAGAACCATAGAGGACCTGGTGACCTGAAGGGACCTACTGCAGGACAGGCATTTGCTGAAGGCTGGGAAGATGCTCAGTGGGGAGTGGAAGGAGAGTTTCCCCACCCAACAGCTAGCACAACCCGAGAGGAAGGGGCCCCTGTGAGTGGAGATTTGCTGGGAAAGGCTGAGGAAAGTCCCACAGAGGAACTGAAGAAACACCCTCCTCACAGAGGATGCGGTGTGCGTCCCGAACCCCAGGCCTGCGCCCTCCCTCAGGCCATCCCTCTGAATGCCAGGAAGCCAGCCAAACCAGGCAGAGGCAACTTCCCACCCAAAGAGAGGGGAGTGGTTCCCATCCAGAAAGGAGGGGCTGAGCTGAAGGACCGTGAGGCCTCAGCATTTCTTCACATGGAGGTGATCATCCCCCTGCCGGCCTCCCCTGGTCACTCTGAGGACCTGGCAGTTCTGGAGGAAGCTTCTCCAAGCCCAACCTCCCATGGGTCAGTGGAGCCTTCGGAGCTCAGGGAGCCCTTTCTTAGACATGTCCATCTTTTGAAAGCCAGCCCAGAGCCCAAGGACCAAGTAGGGTTTGTGGTGTCCCCTGCCACAGGAAGTGAGCGCAGGCCTCCTTCCATCACCAGCAGAAAGCCCAGAGTAGTCCCTGAAGAAGCTGAGGGGCGCCTACCTCTGGGATTGGGGTTCCCTTCAGGGAAGCAAAGGGAGATGACCTCTTTCCAGGCAGGGGTCGAAGAGGGCTCCATAGAAGATATTAGCAAGACCTCAGTGGCCAATAAAATTCGGATATTCGAGACCCATGGAGCTGAAACTCGCCAAACGAGCGAGGGTGAAGCAAGGGCCCTTCCAAATGACTTGTCTTCAGAGGCCCCCGCGGGACAGGCAGAGCAGCAGTGGAGTACACTCTCAGACCTGGGCTTTGCCCAACTCCAGCCCCCAGGGGACTTTGCTAGCCCCAAAGCCACACATTCTACAGTGATGCCTCTGGCTACCAAACACTTCAGGGAGGACACTTCTGCATCCTACCAGGAAGCACGCACAGAACTAGAGCCTGTGTCCCCCGATTCGGGCTGTGAAACCACACTGGCAGAAGCAACTGGAACTGGGGTAACTGGCCGCGTGAGCCCCCGCCCCCACCGCTGCTCCCCACCCATGGGGGCTGGCCGCATGCTCTGTAGTTTTTAGAAGCATGTTTCAGTGGCCCCTCGTCATTACTGCAATCAGAGGCTGCTTATCCATCCCTGTGAGTTCTTTCCCTAAAGGGGCCTGGGTGTAGCTCAGGCTGAATGATGGGCTTCTCTGCTTGGCCCATGTTAGCTTGGCCACAAAGACCCTCAGCTTTTGGTGTGACCTGGTGCCCAGAGGGTCACACAACCCCATGGAGAAGGTGGCGCCATCACCAGCAAATGACACACCTGCTTTGCCTTGCCGCTCCTACCCGCTGGGTTCCTGCCTACCTTGCTTGGCTTGTCCAGCGATCTTTCTTCATCCTTTCCCATCCCTGGTTCTCCCGCCTTGGGAAAACTGACAGTCCAGAGGTTTCCATCCTTCGCTTCTGGTTCCCTCTCAGTCCCAGTGCCAAGTTTCTTTCTGCCTCCTTAAGACTAACTGTCTTCTCTAATCCAGAACAAATCCGGAGATGCGGTCAGGGAAGAGAAGCACTCCACCAACTTAGCAGCCAACACCCCTGGGAAGGGGGGGCGCCTGAGATTCACCAGCCCCTTGGGCCCTCAGGTCTCTGCAGCCCCTCTGTGCCCTGATGACCCGGTCACCTTCACCTGGCCAGGATGCATCGCTGCCTTAGGTTCCCACCTGCTGTGGCAGCACCTCTTGTGCTGCTCAACTCTGGCTTGTCTGGAATGTCTCCTTCACACCTCTCAACCTTCCAGAAACTGGCTAAATGGAGGCTCACTTAGCAAGTGAATGTCTAAGCCCATTGAATCCCTAGAACCAGAAGCCAAGTTCTTTACAAATCTTTCATGGGTATTAGGTTGGTCTTTAAAAAGAATGTCATGAACCAGccaaaaatgtgtgtgtggtgtttaatCCCTGACAGGCCAGTTGAGAGGTATGTATGTCGGACAAGAGTTGCTGGTTCCCCGAGGCACTGCCTTGGCCCGCTGTTGTCAATTACACTGATGGGACCAGAGCCTCTACTCTCTGACCTGCCCGTGGTCTACTCATGGAGCTCAGGGTAGAGCCGGCGTAGCACTCAGCTCCCAAGAAGCTTGTGCCCAAAAGGCCTGACCCCAAATTGCTCTTCTCTCTAGTAGATGCTGACCCCTCCCCCGGAGACTCAGTGGAATTGACAAACATGTTGGCTTCCTCTTTTGTTCCTCAAAGCTCTTGGCTCCAACCTCTCTGCCTTCCCTTCCTGGGTCTCCCTGAATCCCTGGATCTCCCTCTTTAGTTTCTGTTTCTCAACACCCGCCTGCACGGATGGGCCTGGGGTCCGGGCTTCCATCCCTGCCTTTCGTGCAATGCTGCTTCCAATAAGCTCCCAGATCCAATACCTTTGGATGGAGCCTCCTGTCCAGGACTCACTGGCAGGACATTTGCTTTGTACTTGCTTGTGCCATCAGTGTGAGACCCTCAGAAAGGGGCATCTCCACTCTTGAgtcgtttttggtttttttaagcTTGTTATGATTTCAAGGAACCTTTCCTGGGGTGTTTTTCATTTCCTGGTCTGCTCTTCCATTCGGGATGTCAACACAGCTCCGAGATTTCTCCTGACATTCACCatcttgatttctctttctctctctctccccaccccacatccCCATTCTTTTGATTTTATCTGGCCATAGAGAGCAGGGCTGAGGGAGGGCTCCGAGGAGAAAGTCAAACCACCACGTCCCCGGGCCCCAGAGAGTGACACAGGCGATGAGGACCAGGACCAGGAGAGGGACACGGTGTTCCTGAAGGACAACCACCTGGCCATTGAGCGCAAGTGCTCCAGCATCACGGTCAGCTCTACGTCcagcctggaggctgaggtggacttCACGGTCATTGGTGACTACCATGGCAGCGCCTTCGAAGACTTCTCCCGCAGCCTGCCTGAGCTCGACCGGGACAAAAGTGACTCAGACACTGAGGGCCTGGTGTTCTCTCGGGATCTTAACAAGGGGGCCACCAGCCAGGATGATGAGTCTGGGGGCATTGAGGACAGCCCGGATCGAGGGGCCTGCTCCACTCCGGATATGCCCCAGTTTGAGGTACAGTGGAGCTTCCTCAAGAGCCGGGCCCACTGGGCACCGCATGCTCACAGGGCCCGGGACTACCCGTGAGAAGACCGAGCACCCAGCCTGCAGCCTGAAGCTCTGTCTCGTGTTGCATGACTGCCCCCCGCAGAACAGCATGGTTCTGTGCTCGCATGTTTGCCATCTCGGTTTACCCCTAACACGCGCTCCTTGGCGTTTTAACCCTGTGACCCCATTGCTTGCTGAGGTCGAGCGATGACAGGTAGTCTGGTCTTACttgacccccccacccccacctgtgTTGCATGGCACCTGCAGAGAGCATGCGTCTCTGGACTCGGGGGCTCCTGCAGCCTGGTCTGAAAGCTGAATGGTTTTTCCTGATCCAGGCCCAGGCTCGTCTCTCTGGAGTCTGGGCTTCCCAGGGAAGGGGAAGCAGTTTAAATTCATCTGGCCCTGGGGTCTCGGGGTGGTAATGGAAGCTCCTGGAAGGGAGGAAATGTAGTCATTGAGGAGGGACAGACTGTCTCTGGGCCTCTCTGTGGTCTCCTCTGCAGAGCTGTGAAGGGATTTCTCTAAGGCACATCTGCCCATATCATTCCTTTGCCCCCTCATCTCTTTTAGACCCAGCCTCCCTCCTACATTCTCCTTTCCCCAACGTTCCCAGCATTGACATACGAGCTTAGCCACTCCGGGCTCTCACTTCATGCTATACTCTGAGCaggttttttttctccctttcggTGCCTTACAAACCTATCATATTCCAGGACCAAGTTCAAATGTCAGTTTCCCAGCAGGGGCTTGCTTTCCTGACCACCCTGGGCAGAAGTATTGCCCCCTTACCCCCTTTCCCTGTAATGCCTATGCTCCAGCACTATCCAAAGCGGTCAGGTCAGTGGCTGACGAGCCTGCTCTCCTTCCAGGTGGCAGCTCCTCAAGGCCTGACATATACTAGGCACTAATAGATGATTAACTAGATGAATGGCTGGGTTACAGGGTTGCAACCATCTATAAGAATCCccttcagccaggcacggtggcttgtgcctgtaatcccagctactcaggagctgaggcaagaAGGcaggggggatcacttgagcccaggagtttgaggctacagtgagctttgatcatgccactgcactccagcctggatgacagagtgagaccttgtctcttaaaaacaaaacaaaacaaggaaaaaaaaaaaaaaaacggccaggcacggtggttcacacctgtaatcccagcactttgggaggccaaggcaggtagatcacctgaggtcaggagctcgagaccaccctgaccaacatgatgaaaccttgtctctactgaaaatacaaaaattagccgggtgtggtggcacccacctgtaatcccaactactcgggaggcagaggttgcagtgagctgagattgcgccattgcactccagcctgagcaacagagcaagactccatctcaaaaaataaacaaaaaaaacaatcaGACGCTCAAAGGTCATAGTCACAGCTGGCCATACCCAAATGGACCCCACATACTCTCTACTTCGCCCGTCCTCAACAAACCCTCTTCACTCATTGACATCTCCTGCCTGGATGTTGCAGGCCTCCAAGCATATGTGGTTCTTGCTCTAAAGTAGagttcaggccgggtgcggtggatcacacctgtaatcccagcagtctgggaggctgaggcaggtggatcacttgaagtcaggggttcaagaatagcctggccaacatggtgaaaccctgtctctactaaaaatacaaaagttagctgggtgtggtggcgtgggcctgtagtgccagctacctgggaagctgaggcaggagaatcacttgaacctgggaggcagaggttacagtgagccgagatcgcaccatcgcactccagcctgggcgacaaagggagactctgtctcaaaaaaaaaaaaaaaaaaaaaaaaaaaaagagaatagaaaagaaaaaaaaaagagttcggCTGAAGCAGCTGAGAGGTGGTGAGCTCACCAGTGAAGTCATTCAGGATTCGTTGACATTATGTATACAAGCAAAGCATTTAGCCTGGCGCCTGGCATATAGTATGTTAATAAAATGGTAGATGTTCTAATAGTAGCCTAAAAAACAACTTATAGCCACCATGAGGGTGTGTGGCACAGGGGCGCAGGGCAGCCCTACCTGGTCCTGGTGATGGTCCTGGCTCTCCTCGCAGGCTATTTGTCTGTGATATCACACCACGTCTCTTTTACCCGGACCTGAGTACCCTTCCAGAAATGTGGCCAGCTGTGGGGATAGGAGATAGCCTGCAGACCCCACACTGCAATTGCCTGTGAGCAAGGGTCATGCTAGGGTTTCAGTTACAGAGCATTCTCCCTCCTTTTCCTACAGCCTGTGAAAACGGAAACCATGACTGTCAGCAGTCTGGCCATTAGAAAGAAGATTGAGCCGGAGGCCGTACTGCAGACCAGAGTCTCCGCTATGGATAACAGCCAGGTAACCTGTGCCTTCCAATGTACCCTAAGCAACAGGTATTGGGCATTTGGTGGTAGGGTCCCCACTGCTGTGGCCAAAACCCTTGGCCAACCCTTTTCATCTCAGCTTCCCTGGAACCCACATTTTAATCCTGATGctcttctgtgcctcagtgtcctccctGAGCTCTGGGAAGGGGTGACGGGTAAAGCAGGTTCTTGTCCTGGGCAGACCATACCTCTTAAAGCCTCCATTTAGCCATCCATAAAATAGGAATGACCCTGTCTACCCCATCCTCCTGGGCATATTGGGAGGACTGTACTGGCTAGTGGATTGGGACCTTGATGTTCACATTGCTTCAAGGAGTTGGAGAGGTTTCTTGAGGTATCCCAGGAGCTGCttggggagagaagagggagagatcCCAATTCAGCTTCAGTCAGAACAGCTCACCTTGGGTCATTTTTTATGTATTAGAGTTCCACATCAGATCagtaaaatgaacaaagtgaaagaagaaaaccaaagatcATGTGTCTTGACAAGAAGCAGCACCCTGACCACCTGGAGAAAGCCATCAGGCATAGGCACAGGTCCACCACTTCCAGTCCATTCCCTGTACTCCTTCCATGCTTTTTAGACTTAGGAAATTAAGATTGAGGGTCTGATAGATGCCCTCTTGGTTTTTCCTGGCCAGAAAAGCTACAATGCTAGGAGCTTTTTGGCTCTGAGGCTAACCTTTTTCTCAAGAACTGAActaagaccaggcacagtggctcacacctgtaatctcagcactttgtgaggccgaggcaggcagatcgcttgagtccaggagtacaagaccagccggggcaatatagtgagaccccatctctacaaaaaatatgaaaattagctgggcgtggtagcacatgcctatagtcccagctactcgggaggctgatgtaggaggatcgcctgagcccaggaggtcgaggttgcagtgaactatgagctaggattgcaccactgcattccagcttgggtgacagggaaaaaaagagagacaaagagaaaactgaaataagaCATAAACCAGTACGACATGGGCAATTCTTTTGTTTCCAGAGTTTTTTCTCCCACTTTTATAATGATAGTAGGAGTTTATGAGGCCGCCTACTACAGGTCAGGACT encodes the following:
- the EPB41L1 gene encoding band 4.1-like protein 1 isoform X7, whose protein sequence is MTTETGPDSEVKKAQEEAPQQPEAAAAVTTPVTPAGHGHPEANSNEKHPPQQDTRPAEQSLDMEEKDYSEADGLSERTTPSKAQKSPQKIAKKYKSAICRVTLLDASEYECEVEKHGRGQVLFDLVCEHLNLLEKDYFGLTFCDADSQKNWLDPSKEIKKQIRSSPWNFAFTVKFYPPDPAQLTEDITRYYLCLQLRADIITGRLPCSFVTHALLGSYAVQAELGDYDAEEHVGNYVSELRFAPNQTRELEERIMELHKTYRGMTPGEAEIHFLENAKKLSMYGVDLHHAKDSEGIDIMLGVCANGLLIYRDRLRINRFAWPKILKISYKRSNFYIKIRPGEYEQFESTIGFKLPNHRSAKRLWKVCIEHHTFFRLVSPEPPPKGFLVMGSKFRYSGRTQAQTRQASALIDRPAPFFERSSSKRYTMSRSLDGAEFSRPASVSENHDAGPDGDKREEDGESGGRRSEAEEGEVRTPTKIKELKPEQETTPRHKQEFLDKPEDVLLKHQASINELKRTLKEPNSKLIHRDRDWERERRLPSSPASPSPKGTPEKANEGSEHWVFIERQYTRPEELGLLKVTTMHQEERQTGLAGILADGRLSKVDVLVDKFKVEVATEEMVGTRRANTQQRGKMIASPEDFESVGEESPWIRERPGGAALSSGRTLTEKLLKGSKLRADTREATIRNRCMSHGQPEGQTELRKGLEEPHTCGRPTASGTRPAEVDVLSPASDKGGLQSFLLDPAHAEARAESSDETDTSFAERSFYLNYEEKDSEDQVLPPPLEERQGRLDAPPGGEPRLALNSSDLRVSAAVSSRSKDEAHMASPKEGAETPKNHRGPGDLKGPTAGQAFAEGWEDAQWGVEGEFPHPTASTTREEGAPVSGDLLGKAEESPTEELKKHPPHRGCGVRPEPQACALPQAIPLNARKPAKPGRGNFPPKERGVVPIQKGGAELKDREASAFLHMEVIIPLPASPGHSEDLAVLEEASPSPTSHGSVEPSELREPFLRHVHLLKASPEPKDQVGFVVSPATGSERRPPSITSRKPRVVPEEAEGRLPLGLGFPSGKQREMTSFQAGVEEGSIEDISKTSVANKIRIFETHGAETRQTSEGEARALPNDLSSEAPAGQAEQQWSTLSDLGFAQLQPPGDFASPKATHSTVMPLATKHFREDTSASYQEARTELEPVSPDSGCETTLAEATGTGRAGLREGSEEKVKPPRPRAPESDTGDEDQDQERDTVFLKDNHLAIERKCSSITVSSTSSLEAEVDFTVIGDYHGSAFEDFSRSLPELDRDKSDSDTEGLVFSRDLNKGATSQDDESGGIEDSPDRGACSTPDMPQFEPVKTETMTVSSLAIRKKIEPEAVLQTRVSAMDNSQVDGSASVGREFIATTPSITTETISTTMTVKGGFSETRIEKRIIITGDEDVDQDQALALAIKEAKLQHPDMLVTKAVVYRETDPSPEERDKKPQES
- the EPB41L1 gene encoding band 4.1-like protein 1 isoform X5, giving the protein MTTETGPDSEVKKAQEEAPQQPEAAAAVTTPVTPAGHGHPEANSNEKHPPQQDTRPAEQSLDMEEKDYSEADGLSERTTPSKAQKSPQKIAKKYKSAICRVTLLDASEYECEVEKHGRGQVLFDLVCEHLNLLEKDYFGLTFCDADSQKNWLDPSKEIKKQIRSSPWNFAFTVKFYPPDPAQLTEDITRYYLCLQLRADIITGRLPCSFVTHALLGSYAVQAELGDYDAEEHVGNYVSELRFAPNQTRELEERIMELHKTYRGMTPGEAEIHFLENAKKLSMYGVDLHHAKDSEGIDIMLGVCANGLLIYRDRLRINRFAWPKILKISYKRSNFYIKIRPGEYEQFESTIGFKLPNHRSAKRLWKVCIEHHTFFRLVSPEPPPKGFLVMGSKFRYSGRTQAQTRQASALIDRPAPFFERSSSKRYTMSRSLDGAEFSRPASVSENHDAGPDGDKREEDGESGGRRSEAEEGEVRTPTKIKELKPEQETTPRHKQEFLDKPEDVLLKHQASINELKRTLKEPNSKLIHRDRDWERERRLPSSPASPSPKGTPEKANEGSEHWVFIERQYTRPEELGLLKVTTMHQEERQTGLAGILADGRLSKVDVLVDKFKVEVATEEMVGTRRANTQQRGKMIASPEDFESVGEESPWIRERPGGAALSSGRTLTEKLLKGSKLRADTREATIRNRCMSHGQPEGQTELRKGLEEPHTCGRPTASGTRPAEVDVLSPASDKGGLQSFLLDPAHAEARAESSDETDTSFAERSFYLNYEEKDSEDQVLPPPLEERQGRLDAPPGGEPRLALNSSDLRVSAAVSSRSKDEAHMASPKEGAETPKNHRGPGDLKGPTAGQAFAEGWEDAQWGVEGEFPHPTASTTREEGAPVSGDLLGKAEESPTEELKKHPPHRGCGVRPEPQACALPQAIPLNARKPAKPGRGNFPPKERGVVPIQKGGAELKDREASAFLHMEVIIPLPASPGHSEDLAVLEEASPSPTSHGSVEPSELREPFLRHVHLLKASPEPKDQVGFVVSPATGSERRPPSITSRKPRVVPEEAEGRLPLGLGFPSGKQREMTSFQAGVEEGSIEDISKTSVANKIRIFETHGAETRQTSEGEARALPNDLSSEAPAGQAEQQWSTLSDLGFAQLQPPGDFASPKATHSTVMPLATKHFREDTSASYQEARTELEPVSPDSGCETTLAEATGTGRAGLREGSEEKVKPPRPRAPESDTGDEDQDQERDTVFLKDNHLAIERKCSSITVSSTSSLEAEVDFTVIGDYHGSAFEDFSRSLPELDRDKSDSDTEGLVFSRDLNKGATSQDDESGGIEDSPDRGACSTPDMPQFEPVKTETMTVSSLAIRKKIEPEAVLQTRVSAMDNSQENSLKSGKGAAAMIPGPQTVATEIRSLSPIIGKDVLTSTYGATAETLSTSTTTHVTKTVKGGFSETRIEKRIIITGDEDVDQDQALALAIKEAKLQHPDMLVTKAVVYRETDPSPEERDKKPQES
- the EPB41L1 gene encoding band 4.1-like protein 1 isoform X6, which gives rise to MTTETGPDSEVKKAQEEAPQQPEAAAAVTTPVTPAGHGHPEANSNEKHPPQQDTRPAEQSLDMEEKDYSEADGLSERTTPSKAQKSPQKIAKKYKSAICRVTLLDASEYECEVEKHGRGQVLFDLVCEHLNLLEKDYFGLTFCDADSQKNWLDPSKEIKKQIRSSPWNFAFTVKFYPPDPAQLTEDITRYYLCLQLRADIITGRLPCSFVTHALLGSYAVQAELGDYDAEEHVGNYVSELRFAPNQTRELEERIMELHKTYRGMTPGEAEIHFLENAKKLSMYGVDLHHAKDSEGIDIMLGVCANGLLIYRDRLRINRFAWPKILKISYKRSNFYIKIRPGEYEQFESTIGFKLPNHRSAKRLWKVCIEHHTFFRLVSPEPPPKGFLVMGSKFRYSGRTQAQTRQASALIDRPAPFFERSSSKRYTMSRSLDGAEFSRPASVSENHDAGPDGDKREEDGESGGRRSEAEEGEVRTPTKIKELKPEQETTPRHKQEFLDKPEDVLLKHQASINELKRTLKEPNSKLIHRDRDWERERRLPSSPASPSPKGTPEKANEGSEHWVFIERQYTRPEELGLLKVTTMHQEERQTGLAGILADGRLSKVDVLVDKFKVEVATEEMVGTRRANTQQRGKMIASPEDFESVGEESPWIRERPGGAALSSGRTLTEKLLKGSKLRADTREATIRNRCMSHGQPEGQTELRKGLEEPHTCGRPTASGTRPAEVDVLSPASDKGGLQSFLLDPAHAEARAESSDETDTSFAERSFYLNYEEKDSEDQVLPPPLEERQGRLDAPPGGEPRLALNSSDLRVSAAVSSRSKDEAHMASPKEGAETPKNHRGPGDLKGPTAGQAFAEGWEDAQWGVEGEFPHPTASTTREEGAPVSGDLLGKAEESPTEELKKHPPHRGCGVRPEPQACALPQAIPLNARKPAKPGRGNFPPKERGVVPIQKGGAELKDREASAFLHMEVIIPLPASPGHSEDLAVLEEASPSPTSHGSVEPSELREPFLRHVHLLKASPEPKDQVGFVVSPATGSERRPPSITSRKPRVVPEEAEGRLPLGLGFPSGKQREMTSFQAGVEEGSIEDISKTSVANKIRIFETHGAETRQTSEGEARALPNDLSSEAPAGQAEQQWSTLSDLGFAQLQPPGDFASPKATHSTVMPLATKHFREDTSASYQEARTELEPVSPDSGCETTLAEATGTGRAGLREGSEEKVKPPRPRAPESDTGDEDQDQERDTVFLKDNHLAIERKCSSITVSSTSSLEAEVDFTVIGDYHGSAFEDFSRSLPELDRDKSDSDTEGLVFSRDLNKGATSQDDESGGIEDSPDRGACSTPDMPQFEPVKTETMTVSSLAIRKKIEPEAVLQTRVSAMDNSQQVDGSASVGREFIATTPSITTETISTTMTVKGGFSETRIEKRIIITGDEDVDQDQALALAIKEAKLQHPDMLVTKAVVYRETDPSPEERDKKPQES